The proteins below come from a single Cricetulus griseus strain 17A/GY chromosome 6, alternate assembly CriGri-PICRH-1.0, whole genome shotgun sequence genomic window:
- the Wfdc12 gene encoding WAP four-disulfide core domain protein 12 produces the protein MKPLSLSLLTVTILLCCDMTQPTFRKGMSVDKPGYCPEFHLSCPFTLLPICWRDRSCRGAKKCCFFYCQMRCVEPWHTLD, from the exons ATGAAGCCACTTAGCCTCTCTCTACTCACAGTGACCATCCTTCTTTGCTGTGACATGACTCAGCCTACATTCAGAAAGGGGATGT CTGTAGACAAACCAGGGTATTGCCCAGAGTTTCATCTTTCCTGCCCTTTTACCCTCCTTCCCATATGCTGGAGGGATAGAAGCTGCAGAGGAGCTAAAAAGTGTTGCTTCTTCTACTGTCAGATGCGCTGTGTGGAACCATGGCACACTTTGGATTAG